A genomic stretch from Octopus bimaculoides isolate UCB-OBI-ISO-001 chromosome 15, ASM119413v2, whole genome shotgun sequence includes:
- the LOC106873659 gene encoding sodium/potassium/calcium exchanger Nckx30C: MIHTIDPLGEAKVQDKAVKMHAVATLNVVLDGESTAEGNTEKDAIQKDGKDPSIHAISNGKIASEDQASAKEQPSLGTEVGSQETQLTNMGSAEIGSNTDLPLQTTSPCTPPEVEEIKLPSPQSTVPQKQKELPLHETGTEMAALPVGLAEEEEPLDISWPKENKKRISYIFMAPIMFTLWCTLPDVRRATKKKYFPVTFIGSIIWIAAFSYLMVWWADSSGSATHIEDTVMGLTILAAGTSIPDLITSVIVAKKGFGDMAVSSSVGSNIFDITVGLPFPWLMKSIISLEPITVSSAGMFCSIVMLFTMLMLVIISIVASRWRLNKFLGVAMIMMYALFVTLSVLLAKDYIKCKFLV, encoded by the exons ATGATTCATACTATTGATCCACTGGGAGAAG ccAAAGTTCAAGACAAAGCAGTGAAAATGCATGCAGTTGCTACTCTGAACGTTGTACTAGATGGCGAATCGACTGCGGAAGGAAACACCGAGAAAGACGCTATACAAAAAGATGGTAAAGACCCGTCCATTCATGCTATCTCTAATGGGAAAATAGCCAGCGAAGATCAGGCTTCGGCAAAGGAGCAACCATCTCTGGGTACTGAGGTGGGTAGTCAGGAGACGCAGCTGACGAACATGGGTTCGGCAGAAATAGGGTCGAATACTGACTTACCACTTCAGACCACCTCTCCTTGTACTCCACCTGaagttgaagaaataaaattaccatCTCCACAATCTACTGTGCCACAAAAACAA AAAGAACTTCCCTTGCATGAAACTGGTACAGAAATGGCAGCACTACCTGTTGGATTAGCGGAGGAGGAGGAGCCATTAGATATTAGCTGgccaaaagaaaacaagaaacggatatcatatatattcatggcaccaataatgtttacattatggTGTACATTGCCGGATGTGCGAAGAGCT acaaagaaaaaatatttccccGTCACATTTATTGGCAGCATCATCTGGATTGCTGCATTTTCTTATTTAATGGTGTGGTGGGCCGATAGTTCTGGCAGTGCCACACACATTGAAGACACG gttATGGGTTTAACAATTCTAGCAGCTGGAACCAGTATTCCAGATCTCATCACAAGTGTAATTGTAGCCAAAAAGGGATTCGGAGACATGGCAGTTTCCAGTTCAGTTGGAAGCAATATTTTTGACATTACTGTAGG TTTACCGTTTCCATGGCTCATGAAAAGTATCATCAGTCTTGAGCCAATCACTGTCAGCAGCGCAGGCATGTTCTGTTCAATAGTTATGCTTTTTACCATGCTGATGCTGGTCATTATTTCGATTGTTGCAAGCAGATGGCGTTTGAATAAGTTTCTTGGAGTCGCAATGATTATGATGTATGCACTTTTTGTAACACTCAGTGTGCTGCTTGCCAaagattacattaaatgtaaatttttggtataa